The Homo sapiens chromosome 4, GRCh38.p14 Primary Assembly genome contains the following window.
ACCTCGTCCACCGTGCGGCGCGGGAGGTGCAGCGTCCCGAGTAGCAACTTGAGCTTCACTGCCGACGAGAGGCCATGGAAGCAGAGACGGATGTTGTCGATGACCGCGGCCGTGAGCAGGGACGCGATGCTGGGCGGCGCCCACAGCTCGTCCGTGGCCCCCAGCTTGTTGTGCAGCCACAGGCCCGTGTCGCTCTCCCGCATGGACGCCATCTTGGGGGAAAGCGCGCGCCGCTGCCCCGGCATCTTATGAAGACACCTACGCGTCCCTCGCTAGGACCCCAACATGGCGGCGCCCGTCGGGCTGCGGGCCGCAGAGGCGGCGCAGGTGGCGCGGTCCCACGAGCGGGGCTTCCCGGGAGAGCGCTTCTGGGTGGCGACCGCGTCTCCGGGTAGCGGCCGCGTCTTCGGGAAGCTTTGTGGCAAAGCCGAGAGCCGGAAGGACGGGGTGCCGCTGAGCAAGGACTATCGGCTTCCGTAAAACATCATGGCGGCGCCCTCTGCTGGCTCTCGGGAAGACCGCAAAAAATGACGTCACGAGCAGGCGCGCGTATTCGCGTCTTGGGAGCCCGGGCTGCGGCCTGGCATTCGCAGTGCAGGTGTCAAGCGCCGCAGACTTGCTGCTCGCGCGGTGGGGCGGAGGCTCCCTGTGGCACCTGCCCCGCTGTCCGCTCTTCGCTTTTTCCCCGCTTGGGTCTCGGCGCGGACCGTGTGGACGCCCCGCCCCCGCGGGCCCAGCACCTGCACGGAGAGGAGCCGCGGCCCTGCGGAGCGAGCCTGCGGGATCCCGGTCGCAGCGCTGAGCTTCCGTCCCCCGCTGAGCCCGCTCTGCCCGTGGCGCGCCGCCGACGGGGCTGCGCTGAGCATGCGGGTCGGAGGGCGCTCGGGAGCTGTCCAGGGGCACTCGTGACCCCACAGTGCAGGGAGGCCCCGGCCCCCAGTCGGGCTGGAGCCGCCAGGCAGGAGCCAGTAGTGaacttttcagttttaaaagctTGTCATTAGATACAAACATGAGTAAAAGTTaaacttcattttattaaattcGTTTTacccttttgtctttttgacgAGGCcttcctatgttggccaggctggtctcaaactcctgggctcaagcgatccgcccgcccgcctctgcctcccagagtgctggggttacaggtcgGGGCCGCCTTGCTTGGCTTCtgtattatatcttttttttaaaagatcttttccTTATTGTTCCACTGCCATGCTCCTGCCGCCGTTCACAGCTATTGCCACTGGGCGGTGGGAACGCCGGGAGAACAGGGCTCAGCCCAGCTGCTAGCAGTGCCCTGGCCCTGGCGGCTTGAACTTGGCAGTCCTGCGGAAGTCACACGGGGGAAACccgcaaatgctacaaatcagtgCTGGAGCGGTGGTTTTGTTGATTGCTTAAACTGAAGAAAGTGATAGAGAAAATGTTGATGATAAAGATTAAACTTAAAACTGTCATGTCGACAACCGTTACATTGCAAATAGCACATAAAATTtaagagaatattttttaaatgattcaaaaGTGTCGAATTCAGCAAAGACAAGTTATTGACTAATGGGTGAAGTTGTGACATCAGTGGGGCTAGTGCTGAAAGAAGTTTAATGATtaggccggtcacggtggctcacgcctgtaatcccagcactttgggaggccaaggcgggcggatcacctgaggtcgggagttcgagaccagcctggccagcatggagaaacctcgtctctactaaaaatacaaaactagccgggcttggtggcgcatggcttgcctgtaagcccagctactcgggaggctgaggcaggagaatggcttgaacccgggaggcggagtctgcggtgagccgagattttgccattgcactccagcctgggccacaagagcaaaactccctctcaaaaaaaaaaaaaaaagtttaataattatAATCTGAGGGTAAGAAATAGTTTAACAGTGGACGACATATCAAATTTAGTATGAGAAGAGTGAAAGTTACTTCAAGTTGTGAAATCATGATTGAACCGTAAACATTAGTTGgttgaaatgaaaatttttgttCACAGAAACCTGTGTGCAAacgtttatagcagctttatttataatagccccaaacttgAAACAATCCGAATGATTCTGACCCCCAACTGTCTGTAGCTTTCTGTAGGATACGCAGCACTTTTCTGTATACAGTGCTTGATGCATCTTGAGTCTTCAGTTTTATGCAGGAAAAATCCAAGTTAACATCTGGCTTAACCAAGAAGACAAACCACTAGGAGGACTTAGTTACAGCATCAGAAAGCAATGGATTAATATTCAGAATGAAAAAAGGAATGCTTGTAAATCGACGAGAAAAAGACCGACAATAGACAAATGTGCAGAAGATAAGAATAGGCAATTCacagcctggccatcatagtgaaaccccgtttctactaaaaatacgaaaacagtggggcgtggtggttcatgcctgtcatcccagctactcaggaggctgaggcaggagaatcgcttgaacccaggaggcagaggttggagggaGCGgaaatcacaccactgaactcaggcgtgggccacagagcgagactctgtctcaaaaaaaaaaaaaaaaaaaaaagcaattcgtAGGAGAAACCCAAATACCGGAGAAGCACATGGAGAGATGCTTAAATTCATCAGCAACCTGACAAacccaaattaaaataacaagatGCCTCATTACACCTATCAGATTGCAAAATTAGAAAGCcaaagtttttttcattttaaaacatggtaTCCAGTTGTTCCCATATTATTTGTCGAAATGACGATCCTTTCTGGACTTTTCTATCCTGACTTACTCatctatctttatgccaataccaGACTgtcttggttactatagctttctAAAATAAGtgttgaaatcaggtagtgttaattctctgacttttttttttttaaagttatttgggttattttaggtcctctgtatttccttttttttttttttttttttttttttttttgaggcaaggtctggctctgttgcccaagctggagtgcagtgatgcaatctcagcttgcttcagcctctacctcctgcgttcaagtaattctcatggctcagccttgcaagtagctgggaatacaggcatgcaccaccaaacctggctaatttttgtattttcagtagagacggggtttcaccctgttggccaggctggtctagaactcctgaccgcaagtgatccacccacctcagccttccaaagtgctgggattacaggtgagccacagtgcccagcctgcatttccatataaattttagaatcgtttgtcaatttctacaaaaaaaaaaaaaggcttctggCATTTTGAGtggaattgtgttgaatctgtaggtcAGTTGAGGGAGAACTGGTAACTTCTGTCTAGTGAACATAGTATTTCTCtctgtttatttgggtctttaaATTCTCTCAGCTAGGCTCATGgctatgtaatcccagcactttgggaggccgaggagggtggattgcttgagcccaggagttggaaaccagcctcagtaacgtggcgaaaccccatctctacaacaaatataaaaagctgggctggtggtgcgcctgtagtcccagctacttaggaggttgaggtgggaggatcacttgagctcaggagttcaagaccagcctgagccacatggtgggactctgtctctaaaaaattaaaaataaattaaaaaataaattttctcagcCCCATTTTGTAGTGTTCAATGTAAGGGTCTTGCACATCTTTTCAGAATTGCCTCCAAGTATTGCATAACCTTGATGTGGTTGTAAAGGgtgttgtttaaaatttttaatttatcagtGTTTGTCgccagtatatagaaatacaacagatttttgtgtgttgattttgtatcctgcagcctGGCTAAACGCATTTATTTGTTCCAGTAGTTTTTTCAtacattgtattagttttctgcaAAGACAATCATGCCATTTGTGAAggcagttttatctttttttctaatttatttgcctGACTCTGCAACATAAAGAGTCcttattttggctgggcatggtggctcacatctataatcccagcactttgagaggctgaggcaggcgggtcacctgaggtcaggagttcgagaccagcctggccaacatggtgaaaccccatctctactaaaaatacaaaaaattagctgggcgtggtggcaggcgcttgtaattccagctacccaggaggctgaggcaggagaatcgcttgaaaccaggaggcggaggttgtagttagcggagatcgtgccattgcactccagcctgggcaacaagagggaaactccatctcaaaatcgagaccagcctggccaacatggtaaaaccccgtctctactaaaaatacaaaaattagctggacgtggtggcaggcgcctgtaatcccagctacttgggaggctgaggcaggggaattgcttgaacccgggaggcgaaggttgcagtgagttgagatcgtgccattgcactccagcctgggcgaccaaagggaaaaaaaaagtccttatttttactttaaagcaataaattttacaactttactgaatttctaaaaaaaaaccctagtgGTATTTTGATTGGCTTTCCATTGGGTTTGTAGATTAATTTagagagaactgacatctttatatAGTATATGATACACAGAcaagctttcatttttctttctttatgatcTTCAGTAGACGTTACTATTTTTCtccatacagttttttttttttttaagagagggtcttactctgttgcccaggctggaatgcagtggtgcgatctcagctcactgcagcctccgcctcccaagctcaagcgattctcatgcctcagcctttcaagtagctgggactacaggcatatgctaccatgcccagctaatttttgtgtttttctcttttttgatatagagtctcgctctgttggtgaggctggggtgcagtggcgcgatctcggctcgctgcaacctccgcctcccggggtcaagcaattctcctgcctctcacctTCCCtagtagcctccgcctcccgggttcaagtgattctcatcgctcagcctcctgagtagctgggattacaggcatgcaacaccaagcctggctaatttttgtattttcggtagagacgggatttcaccatgttggccaggctggtctcgaactcctgatctcagatccgcccacctcggcctcccaaactgttgggatccaggtgtgagccaccacacccagcctatttttgtggtttgtttgtttgtttagtagagatggggttttgccatgttggccaggctggtctccaactcctggccttgagtgatctccccgccttggcctcccaaagtgctgagattataggaatgagccaccacgcctggccagttctttcttacttattttttttagagatagcgtctcactcttgcctaggctggagtgcagccgtacaatcttggctcactgcagcctcatagctgagactacaggcgcgtgccaccatgcccagctagcttttgaaatttttgtagagatgaagtctcactatgtagAGATGacgtctcaaactcttggcctcaagcaatcctcccaccttggcctgccaaagagctgggataacaggtgtgcaccaccgcgccaggcctcatACAGTTCCTAATCATTTTCATTAGCTTAACTCAGATGCCTTAGTGTATTTCATGCTCTTATGAATGATATCCTGTATTCTATTTTCCAGTTGGTTATTATGAATACgagaaatactattttttaagttGGACATACATCCAACAACCTTTATGGACTCCTATATTTATTCTAATAGTGGGTTGATTTAGTTggttattctgaatatttcatttaCAGACAATGACAGTTCTGTGTCTTCCATGTATATTTAtacttttcctttattatttttttggtattGGCCAAAGATTCCAGTCCTGTTGAACATTAGCAGGGCAGTAAGAATCCTGTTGTCTTGCTTTCAGTCGTAAAGGTAtatgtccaatttttttttcacaaggcagggtcttgctatattgcccaggctagtctcaaactcttgggctcaagggatcctcctgcctctgcctcccgcctctgcctcccaaagtgctgagcctccacacctggcccatgTCTAAATTTTATCCATGAAATAATCTAAGTTATTAGTGGATCACCTTTGTCCACTTAAGGaagttttcttgtttcctttatGTTCCAGAGTTTTCATCCTAACAGTgtttctctttaagaaaaatgagCTTTTCCGCATCTGTTGAGAAAATCTCACGCTGCCCTTCCTTTAGGCTATGAATGTGGTGCCCAAGGTCATGATAGGATCTCTGATGTTCAACCGTCCCTGTGCTCCTCAGAGGAGCCTTACTTGTCAAGATGAATTATCTTTCAGGGCCAGGGCCCGGGCAAGGGGAGAGAGCTGAGGGAGGCTTAACAGGGGTCAGAACACTCAGCCATCACAACAAATGGTATTtgaatgcaatattttaaaaactcaaaatcaaTGCCAGAAAAAATCAATGATAAACAACATActgaaattttaaacaaagacagATAGTAACAGTGCCATGTCAAGCCATATTGGAGCTGAGGCAAGAAAACCAATCAGTGATACTGATGctgtcttcatttaaaattttatattttgttcaccATAGTTTTTTTGCATGAGTTTTGACTCTTTAAGGTagtgtattaaaatatttaccttttaaaatattttttcttttaaattattttccttttataggaGCTactaattgaaaaatatttatcttaataaCTATTTTGGAACCTCCTGAATATTTTGCCCAAAGCAAGTGCTTCACATACGTCACCCTAATCACAACCCTGTTTCTCTTAATTCGCtgtgaatttctttaaaatttgcaCCTCTGATTATGAGTGAATTGtcctataattttatttgtatatattcatttttatctaGATTGGGAATTATGGCTTTctagccttttatttatttatttgagacggagtcttgctctgtcgcccaggctggagtgcagtggcacgatctccgctcactgcaagctccacctcctgggttcacgccattctcctgcctcagtgtcctgagtagctgggactacaggaacccgccacgacgcccggctaatttttttttttttttttaagtagagacggggtttcaccgtgttagccaggatggtcttgatctcctgaccttgtgatccgcctgcctcagcctcccaaagtgctgggattacaggtgtgagccaccgtgcccagcctagcctTTTAAATAAGTTGGCAAGACTTTTCATCTATTCTCAGCAGCTGTGTAAAGGCAGGAGTGACCTCTCCCCTGTTGACTTTGTGTCTGCCTCTGGGCTTTCTGTAGAGTAGGTTTAGAGGCCTTTCAAATCTCAGTGCGGCCCTGCCTGCAAGCTGCTAGAGGCTACCTTTGCCTGCATGATCTATCAGAGACTTCTCTGGCTCTTTCCGTTTTAGGACTCCCTCCTGACTTCCTGGAAATTGTGTGGGTCCAGGCTCTGTTTTCTGGTTTGTAAATCCAGAAAGACAGTCAGTTTTCTGTTAGGGTTATCTGCTTGCACCATGCCGGGGCTCCCTAGCTGTCCTCAGGCTTAAGCTTTGAAAATGGCCTTAAAACTCACCAGGATCagtcagctgtggtggctcatgcctgtgatcccaacactttggaaggccgaggcaggtggatcacctgaggtcaggagttcaaaaccagcctggccaacatggcaaaaccccatctctactaaaaatacaaaaattagccgggcacagtggtgggcacctgtaatcccagctactcaggaggctgaggcaggagcattgcttgaatccgggaggcagaggtcgcagtgagctgagatcacaccattgcactccagcctgggcaacagagcaagactttgtctcaaacaaacaaacaaattcacCAGGCTGGTCCTTTCCTCCAAGTTTTTACTTCCCTCCAAAATCCGCTTGCTTTGGTTTATGCTCCAAAGCCTTTAATCAGTGGGAGGGTTGGCCTGTTAGCTATCCCGCCATACTTTTCACTGTTACATGAGTCCATTAAGTGatatgtttgcttatttttattcttatttttttgagacggattctcactctgtcgcccaggctggagtgcagtagtgtgatcttggctcactgcaagctccgcctcccgggttctggccgttctcctgcctcagcctcctgagtatctgggactacaagtcgcccgccaccacgcccggctaattttttgtatttttattagagatggggtttcaccgtgttagccagcatggtctcgatctcctcacctcgtgatccgcccgcctcagcctcccaaagtgctgggattacaggtgtgagccaccatgcccggccatgtttgcttattttttaaggtGCCCTAGATCAAATTaaagaagttcccttctattcctaatttgctacaggtttttaaaaatcatgaccaacatttaattttatcaaatgttcttataaaatgttttgttgTGCATACTGAGATGATTGTATGattttttcacctttattttgtaaatgtgatgaattacattgattgCCTTTCAAATTACATAAACCTTACTTTCCTAGAATAAGCCCAACTTGGactatgttattcttttttacaCGTTGCTAGATTTCGCTTGTTAGTATTTTATCTAGACTACTAATGCTTTGTTCATGAGGAGAGCCTTTACAGTGTTGGGTTAAGTTTATGCAGCCTCTTGCAGTGAGTGGATCCCTCTTCTCACCTTACCTGGGAGAAGCCCTCTAGGTCATCACCACACCAGCAGCCAGTCCTAATCGGCTGCTACGACGGCTCCTGGaagctggagaaaaaaatgatgacagAGAAAATGAGgtggaaggctgggcacagtggctcatgcctgtaatcccagcactttgggaggccgaggcaggtggatcatgaggtcaagagatcaagaccatcctggccaacatggtgaaaccctgtctctactaaaaatacaaaaattaactgggcgtggtggctcatgcctgtaatcccagctacacaggaggctgaggcaggagaatcgcttgaacctgggaggtggaggttgccgtgagctgagatcgtgccattgcactccagcctgggcaccaagcgtgagactccgtctcaaaaaaaaaaaaaaaaaaagaaagaaagaaaatgaaaaaaaaaaagagatggaaaagacAGAGGGGCCTTGGCAGAATATTGAGGACGGGATGAGAATTGAGACCACCTGTGTCCACTTAACTCTTGGGATCAAGAGCTGAGATCACCTGTGTCAACCTGATTTAATGATTATTTCCAGAAAATTCTTTCCAGGAAGATAAAACTAAATCAGTCAATCACTGTTTGCTTCAGGAAAATCTTGCAGAACAATGTATCCTGGCACATAGTTTACCAATCTGGGAACCAGCTCACTCATCAGAACCTTCATCTGGCTGTGTTTCTCTGTCCTGCACTGTTGGGCCATAAGCTCTGTCCTATCCCAATGAGTCCTTGCACTGAAAGACAGACCATCAACCATCTGAGCCCAGATTCTAAAATCCTATGAGGCCAggcgcactttgggaggctgaggtgggaggattgcgtgagcccaggagttagagaccagccttggcaacacagcaagactctgtctctacaaaacactaaaaaattagccgggtgtggtggagcacacctgtagtcccagctacttgggaggttgatgggggaggattgcttgagcccaggaggttgaggctgcagtgagctgtggttgcaccactgcaatctagcccgggcaacagagcaagaccctgtctctaaaaataaacaagttttcTGGGAGTCACTGTTGAGTTGTTGGCAGTGAATGGTCCTAAATGTTCCCATGGGATTCGGCTGAGACGGCCTCCCCAGGATGGCCTGAGACCTGCGACTGGAACCAGCACTCTCCCCGTGACCCTCTGGTTTTCTTTTGTGAAAGCTCCTTGTGTTCCAGGATTGAGAAAGCCTTCTTACGTGTGCTTTGATTATCTGATGAGATGAAGA
Protein-coding sequences here:
- the LOC124900839 gene encoding uncharacterized protein LOC124900839, yielding MFVSNDKLLKLKSSLLAPAWRLQPDWGPGPPCTVGSRVPLDSSRAPSDPHAQRSPVGGAPRAERAQRGTEAQRCDRDPAGSLRRAAAPLRAGAGPAGAGRPHGPRRDPSGEKAKSGQRGRCHREPPPHRASSKSAALDTCTANARPQPGLPRREYARLLVTSFFAVFPRASRGRRHDVLRKPIVLAQRHPVLPALGFATKLPEDAAATRRRGRHPEALSREAPLVGPRHLRRLCGPQPDGRRHVGVLARDA